One window of the Clostridium sp. MB40-C1 genome contains the following:
- a CDS encoding L-lactate permease, with the protein MLALIALVPIILVGVLMIKFDLPSTKAMPVGFFSSMILAAAFWKMPGKWIGAATITGAINTIDILFIVYGALLILQIMKKSGGVDGIAHSMASVSTDRRVQVIIIGFLMGAFFEGAAGFGTPAAVAAPLLVGLGFPPLVAAMVALIGNSAPVTFGAVGTPIIGGFASLKTMVEAGGFNGDFTTFLTNVGGFAGILHFLVGSFIPLAMVCSMTLIVDKSIKKGLEVLPLALFGGLVFTVPEVVISNFVGPELPSLLGALIGIPVFIGSIKKGIFVPKTSWDFKPHDEWEEDWEGEVAVTCSTDKNKEVMSAGKAWGPYVLIGILLLLGRLKWIGLTPILKSWDMSWNNILGTSLSRGITPLYNPGVIPFMLVALVIPFMHGLDRREAVSCWKETLKQIKPSAIALFFALGMTYIMMNSGAAVKADSMLIVIAKTAAGFAGKGWYILAPIVGILGAFISGSATVSDIMFGALQFSAAKQIGISVTPILALQSIGAAAGNMVCVHNVVAALTTVGLVGKEGKIIKNNMKISLGYGILSGIFALIIVNVFMKTIF; encoded by the coding sequence ATGTTAGCATTAATAGCATTAGTACCAATTATACTAGTAGGTGTTTTGATGATAAAGTTTGATTTGCCATCTACTAAGGCAATGCCTGTAGGTTTTTTTTCATCTATGATATTAGCAGCTGCATTTTGGAAAATGCCAGGGAAATGGATAGGAGCAGCAACTATAACAGGAGCTATAAATACAATAGATATACTGTTTATAGTATATGGGGCACTACTTATTCTTCAAATAATGAAGAAAAGTGGAGGGGTAGATGGAATAGCTCATTCAATGGCGTCGGTATCTACTGACAGAAGAGTCCAAGTCATTATAATAGGTTTTTTAATGGGTGCGTTTTTTGAAGGAGCAGCGGGCTTTGGAACACCAGCAGCAGTAGCAGCTCCACTACTTGTGGGATTAGGATTTCCACCATTAGTAGCAGCAATGGTAGCATTAATTGGAAACAGTGCACCAGTAACTTTCGGTGCAGTAGGTACTCCAATAATAGGAGGATTTGCAAGCTTAAAAACTATGGTGGAAGCTGGAGGATTTAATGGAGATTTTACAACTTTTTTAACTAATGTAGGTGGGTTTGCAGGAATACTACATTTTTTAGTAGGATCATTTATACCACTTGCTATGGTTTGTTCTATGACTCTTATTGTAGATAAGAGTATTAAAAAAGGACTGGAAGTATTACCACTAGCTTTATTTGGTGGATTAGTTTTTACTGTGCCTGAAGTGGTAATTTCAAATTTTGTAGGACCAGAACTTCCATCATTACTTGGTGCTTTAATAGGAATTCCAGTATTTATAGGATCAATAAAAAAAGGAATTTTTGTGCCAAAAACTAGTTGGGATTTTAAACCTCATGATGAGTGGGAAGAAGATTGGGAAGGTGAAGTTGCAGTAACCTGTAGTACAGATAAAAATAAAGAAGTAATGAGTGCAGGAAAAGCATGGGGACCATATGTATTAATAGGAATATTGCTTTTATTAGGACGTTTAAAATGGATAGGACTTACTCCTATATTAAAATCATGGGATATGTCATGGAATAATATTTTAGGGACATCCTTATCAAGAGGAATAACACCTCTTTATAACCCAGGTGTTATACCATTTATGTTAGTTGCGTTAGTGATACCATTTATGCATGGATTAGATAGAAGAGAAGCGGTAAGTTGCTGGAAAGAAACTTTGAAACAGATAAAACCATCAGCTATAGCATTATTCTTTGCATTAGGAATGACTTATATAATGATGAATTCAGGAGCTGCAGTAAAAGCAGATTCAATGCTTATAGTAATAGCTAAAACAGCAGCAGGTTTTGCAGGAAAAGGCTGGTATATACTAGCACCAATAGTTGGTATACTAGGAGCTTTTATATCAGGAAGTGCAACAGTATCGGATATTATGTTTGGAGCGCTACAATTTAGTGCGGCAAAACAAATAGGCATATCTGTAACGCCTATATTAGCACTTCAATCAATAGGTGCAGCAGCAGGAAACATGGTATGTGTACATAATGTAGTGGCAGCACTCACAACTGTTGGATTAGTAGGGAAAGAAGGTAAAATAATAAAGAACAATATGAAAATCTCTTTAGGGTATGGAATATTGTCGGGCATATTTGCTCTTATCATTGTAAACGTATTTATGAAAACTATTTTCTAG
- a CDS encoding electron transfer flavoprotein subunit alpha/FixB family protein, with the protein MGKLVIHEEKLNQEIIEKLVNICPFNAIEKKGEKIEITAGCKMCKLCVKKGPEGVVEFVEDAARPTVDKSKWNGIAIYVDHVDGEIHPVTLELIGKGKELASKINHPVYCVFIGHNIKEKAEELLHYGVDEVFVYDYEELKDFRIEPYTAAFEDFINKVKPSSILVGATTVGRSLAPRIAARFRTGLTADCTILDVKPNTDLDQIRPAFGGNIMAHIHTPDNRPQLATVRYKIFDAPERSGEKSGKITSCEIDTAKLTSNITVLDVIEKEKEESISEAEAIIAVGRGLKSEKDMAMIQELADLLGAKVAGTRPMVEAGWIDAKQQIGLSGRTVKPKLIITLGISGAIQFVAGMNNSECIFSINKDENASIMKVANYAVVGDMYEIVPALIENLKSGKSLAEVAATIQ; encoded by the coding sequence ATGGGAAAGTTAGTAATTCATGAAGAAAAATTAAACCAAGAAATTATAGAAAAATTAGTTAATATATGTCCTTTTAATGCTATAGAAAAAAAAGGTGAAAAAATAGAAATTACAGCTGGATGTAAAATGTGTAAACTATGTGTTAAAAAAGGACCAGAAGGTGTAGTTGAATTTGTAGAAGATGCAGCAAGGCCAACAGTAGACAAGAGTAAGTGGAATGGTATAGCAATTTATGTTGATCATGTAGATGGAGAAATTCATCCAGTAACTTTAGAACTTATAGGAAAAGGAAAAGAACTTGCATCAAAAATAAACCACCCTGTTTATTGTGTATTTATAGGTCACAATATAAAAGAAAAAGCAGAGGAATTACTTCACTACGGAGTAGACGAAGTTTTTGTATATGATTATGAAGAATTAAAAGACTTTAGAATAGAGCCATATACAGCAGCTTTTGAAGATTTTATAAATAAAGTTAAACCATCATCAATATTGGTTGGGGCAACAACAGTAGGAAGATCTTTAGCACCAAGAATAGCTGCAAGATTTAGAACAGGACTTACAGCAGATTGTACAATATTAGATGTTAAACCAAATACAGATTTAGATCAAATAAGACCTGCTTTTGGTGGTAACATAATGGCACATATCCATACTCCCGATAATAGACCACAGCTTGCGACTGTAAGATATAAAATTTTTGATGCACCAGAAAGAAGCGGAGAAAAGAGTGGAAAAATAACTTCTTGTGAAATAGATACAGCTAAATTAACATCCAATATAACAGTTTTAGATGTAATAGAAAAGGAAAAAGAGGAAAGTATATCAGAAGCAGAAGCAATAATAGCTGTAGGAAGAGGATTAAAGTCAGAAAAAGATATGGCAATGATACAAGAACTGGCAGACCTTTTAGGGGCAAAAGTAGCAGGAACAAGACCAATGGTAGAGGCTGGTTGGATAGATGCTAAACAACAAATAGGATTAAGTGGAAGAACGGTAAAACCCAAACTTATAATAACACTAGGTATATCAGGAGCTATTCAATTTGTAGCAGGCATGAACAATTCAGAATGTATATTCTCTATAAACAAAGATGAAAATGCTTCAATAATGAAAGTAGCAAACTACGCAGTAGTAGGAGATATGTATGAAATAGTTCCAGCATTAATAGAAAACTTAAAAAGTGGCAAGAGTTTAGCTGAAGTAGCAGCAACAATACAGTGA
- a CDS encoding FadR/GntR family transcriptional regulator translates to MFTTIRTTKVYEQVILQIKEMVSDGSLKKGDKLPSERELSSQLGVSRASIREALRALEVIGLISCRQGEGNFVKENFDNSLFEPLSIMFMLNQSKPSEVFELRRVIEVETAALAAKTIKDEELVELEALLDMMKNCKNEEEKVKIDKEFHYKIAKASRNFLIVTILNTISTLIDSFIKDARAQILKNESNEDIIDYQHQCLFNALLKRDSQEAAAVMRMHMELINENLIELS, encoded by the coding sequence GTGTTTACAACAATAAGAACTACAAAAGTATATGAACAAGTAATTCTTCAAATAAAGGAAATGGTATCAGATGGGAGTCTTAAGAAAGGAGATAAATTACCTTCTGAAAGAGAATTATCATCTCAATTAGGGGTTAGTAGAGCTTCTATAAGAGAGGCATTAAGAGCTCTAGAGGTTATAGGATTAATTAGTTGTAGGCAAGGAGAGGGGAATTTTGTAAAAGAGAATTTTGATAATAGTTTGTTTGAACCCCTCTCTATTATGTTTATGCTTAATCAAAGTAAACCAAGTGAGGTTTTTGAACTTAGAAGAGTTATAGAAGTAGAAACAGCTGCTCTTGCAGCAAAGACTATAAAAGATGAAGAATTAGTAGAGTTAGAAGCTTTATTGGATATGATGAAAAATTGCAAAAATGAAGAAGAAAAAGTGAAAATAGATAAGGAATTTCATTATAAAATAGCAAAAGCTTCAAGGAATTTTCTTATTGTAACTATATTAAATACTATATCAACTTTAATAGATTCTTTTATCAAAGATGCTAGAGCCCAGATACTTAAAAATGAAAGTAATGAAGATATTATTGATTACCAACACCAATGCCTATTCAATGCTCTTTTAAAAAGAGATTCTCAAGAGGCGGCAGCTGTTATGAGAATGCATATGGAATTAATAAATGAAAATCTTATAGAACTAAGTTAA
- a CDS encoding electron transfer flavoprotein subunit alpha/FixB family protein: MGKLVIHEEKLNQEIIEKLVNICPFNAIEKKDDKIEITAGCKMCKLCVKKGPEGVVEFVEDAARPTVDKSKWNGIAIYVDHVDGEIHPVTLELIGKGKELASKINHPVYCVFIGHNIKEKAEELLHYGVDEVFVYDYEELKDFRIEPYTAAFEDFINKVKPSSILVGATTVGRSLAPRIAARFRTGLTADCTILDVKPNTDLDQIRPAFGGNIMAHIHTPNNRPQLATVRYKIFDAPERSGEKSGKITSCEIDTTKLTSNITVLDVIEKEKEESISEAEAIIAVGRGLKSEKDMAMIQELADLLGAKVAGTRPMVEAGWIDAKQQIGLSGRTVKPKLIITLGISGAIQFVAGMNNSECIFSINKDENASIMKVANYAVVGDMYEIVPALIENLKSGKSLSEVAATL, translated from the coding sequence ATGGGAAAGTTAGTAATTCATGAAGAAAAATTAAATCAAGAAATTATAGAAAAATTAGTTAATATATGTCCTTTTAATGCTATAGAAAAAAAGGATGACAAAATAGAAATCACAGCAGGATGTAAAATGTGTAAACTATGTGTTAAAAAAGGACCGGAAGGTGTAGTTGAATTTGTAGAAGATGCAGCAAGGCCAACAGTAGACAAGAGTAAGTGGAATGGCATAGCAATTTATGTTGATCATGTAGATGGAGAGATTCATCCAGTAACTTTAGAACTTATAGGAAAAGGAAAAGAACTTGCATCAAAAATAAATCATCCTGTTTATTGTGTATTTATAGGTCACAATATAAAAGAAAAAGCAGAGGAATTACTCCACTACGGAGTAGATGAAGTTTTTGTATATGATTATGAAGAATTAAAAGACTTTAGAATAGAGCCATATACAGCAGCTTTTGAAGATTTTATAAATAAAGTTAAACCATCATCAATATTAGTTGGGGCAACAACAGTAGGAAGATCTTTAGCACCAAGAATAGCTGCAAGATTTAGAACAGGACTTACAGCAGATTGTACAATATTAGATGTTAAACCAAATACAGATTTAGATCAAATAAGACCTGCTTTTGGTGGTAATATAATGGCACATATTCATACTCCAAATAATAGGCCGCAACTTGCAACAGTTAGATATAAAATTTTTGATGCACCAGAAAGAAGCGGAGAAAAGAGTGGAAAAATAACTTCTTGTGAGATAGATACAACTAAATTAACATCCAATATAACAGTTTTAGATGTAATAGAAAAGGAAAAAGAGGAAAGTATATCAGAAGCAGAAGCAATAATAGCTGTAGGAAGAGGATTAAAATCAGAAAAAGATATGGCAATGATACAAGAACTAGCAGACCTTTTAGGGGCAAAAGTAGCAGGAACAAGACCAATGGTAGAGGCTGGTTGGATAGATGCTAAACAACAAATAGGATTAAGTGGAAGAACAGTAAAACCTAAACTTATAATAACACTAGGTATATCAGGAGCTATTCAATTTGTAGCAGGCATGAACAATTCAGAATGTATATTCTCTATAAACAAAGATGAAAATGCTTCAATAATGAAAGTAGCAAACTACGCAGTAGTAGGAGATATGTATGAAATAGTTCCAGCATTAATAGAAAACTTAAAAAGTGGAAAGAGCCTAAGTGAAGTAGCAGCAACACTTTAA
- a CDS encoding FAD-binding oxidoreductase, which translates to MEYNKVNAKDIEFIKEVAGIDNVLAGEEISEDYSHDELGGISHMPDVLVKVHSAEEISKIMKHAYENTIPVVARGSGTGLVGASVPIHGGIMVDLTEMNNILELDEENLTLTVEPGVLLMEIGKYVEEHDFFYPPDPGEKSATIGGNISTNAGGMRAVKYGVTRDYVRGLEVVLPTGEILELGGKVVKNSSGYSIKDLIIGSEGTLGVITKAVLKLLPLPKKSVSLLIPFNDLEKSIEMVPKIIKSKAIPTAIEFMERDTILAAEEFLGKKFPDNSSDAYLLLTFDGNTPEQVENDYSIVADLCLSEGALDVFIVDTDERKESVWSARGAFLEAINATTPEMDECDVVVPRNKVAEFIKYTHELSKEFNIRIPSFGHAGDGNLHVYICKDNLSDEDWQKKLKEVFKCMYKKSEELNGLVSGEHGIGYAKREFMFKQYGKEYMRVMKGIKLVFDPKNILNPGKVCQ; encoded by the coding sequence ATGGAATATAATAAAGTAAACGCTAAAGATATTGAATTTATAAAAGAAGTAGCTGGTATAGATAATGTGTTAGCAGGAGAAGAAATAAGCGAGGATTATAGCCATGATGAATTAGGTGGAATAAGTCATATGCCAGATGTATTAGTAAAAGTACATTCAGCAGAAGAAATTTCAAAAATAATGAAACATGCATATGAAAATACTATTCCAGTTGTAGCAAGAGGTTCTGGTACAGGACTTGTAGGAGCATCAGTTCCAATTCATGGTGGAATAATGGTAGATTTAACAGAAATGAATAACATTTTAGAATTAGATGAAGAAAACTTAACACTTACAGTAGAGCCAGGGGTTCTCCTTATGGAGATTGGAAAATATGTAGAAGAACATGACTTCTTTTACCCACCAGATCCAGGTGAAAAGAGTGCTACAATAGGAGGAAATATAAGTACAAATGCAGGTGGAATGAGAGCTGTTAAGTATGGTGTAACAAGAGATTATGTAAGAGGACTTGAAGTGGTACTACCAACAGGAGAAATATTAGAATTAGGTGGAAAAGTAGTTAAAAATAGTTCAGGTTACAGTATAAAAGATTTAATAATAGGTTCAGAAGGAACACTTGGAGTAATTACAAAAGCTGTACTTAAGTTATTACCCCTACCAAAAAAATCAGTAAGCTTGTTAATTCCATTTAATGATTTAGAAAAATCTATAGAGATGGTACCTAAGATCATAAAATCAAAGGCAATACCAACAGCTATAGAATTTATGGAGAGAGATACTATACTTGCGGCAGAAGAATTTTTAGGAAAGAAATTCCCAGACAATTCATCAGATGCATACCTTTTATTAACTTTTGATGGAAATACTCCAGAGCAAGTTGAAAATGATTATTCAATTGTTGCAGATTTATGTTTATCAGAAGGGGCATTAGATGTATTCATAGTTGATACAGATGAAAGAAAAGAATCAGTATGGTCAGCAAGAGGAGCTTTTCTTGAAGCAATTAATGCAACTACTCCAGAAATGGATGAATGTGATGTTGTAGTACCAAGAAATAAAGTAGCAGAATTTATAAAGTATACTCATGAATTATCAAAAGAATTTAATATAAGAATACCAAGCTTTGGACACGCTGGAGATGGGAACTTACATGTGTATATTTGTAAAGATAATTTAAGTGATGAAGATTGGCAAAAGAAATTAAAAGAAGTATTTAAGTGTATGTATAAAAAATCAGAAGAGCTAAATGGATTAGTATCAGGAGAGCACGGCATAGGATATGCTAAAAGGGAATTTATGTTCAAACAATATGGTAAAGAATACATGAGAGTTATGAAAGGGATAAAATTAGTATTTGATCCCAAAAATATACTAAATCCAGGAAAGGTTTGTCAGTAG
- a CDS encoding electron transfer flavoprotein subunit beta/FixA family protein yields MEMIVCIKQVPGSSNVQVDPVTGVLIRDGVESKMNPYDLFALETALKLKEEKGGSVKVISMGPPQSMDVIREAYMMGADEGTLLSDRKFAGADVLATSYTISQGVKQMGGYDLIICGKQTTDGDTAQVGPEMAEYLKIPHVANVLEIMKLKENSIVVKMDMPNAIEVVEIKYPCLITVEKDIMQPRLPSYKRKLETKDKNINVISLKDFEDQDENKYGLNGSPTQVERIFPPSHDKEQEKWVGNGEELVAKMASKLKELKFV; encoded by the coding sequence ATGGAAATGATAGTATGCATTAAACAAGTACCAGGAAGTTCAAATGTACAGGTAGATCCTGTTACAGGAGTATTGATAAGAGATGGTGTAGAATCAAAGATGAACCCATATGATTTATTTGCCCTTGAAACAGCTTTGAAATTAAAAGAAGAAAAGGGAGGAAGTGTAAAAGTTATAAGTATGGGACCTCCACAATCAATGGATGTAATAAGAGAAGCGTATATGATGGGAGCAGACGAGGGAACTCTTTTATCAGATAGAAAATTTGCAGGAGCAGACGTACTTGCAACATCTTATACAATTTCACAAGGTGTTAAACAAATGGGAGGTTACGATCTTATAATTTGTGGAAAACAAACAACAGATGGGGATACAGCTCAAGTTGGACCAGAAATGGCAGAATACTTAAAAATACCTCATGTAGCAAATGTTTTAGAAATAATGAAACTTAAAGAAAATTCAATAGTTGTAAAAATGGATATGCCAAATGCAATAGAAGTTGTAGAAATTAAATATCCATGTTTAATAACAGTAGAAAAAGATATTATGCAACCAAGACTTCCATCATATAAGAGAAAACTTGAAACAAAAGATAAAAATATAAATGTAATAAGTTTAAAAGATTTTGAAGATCAAGATGAAAATAAATATGGGTTAAATGGATCACCAACACAAGTTGAAAGAATATTTCCACCATCACATGATAAAGAACAAGAAAAGTGGGTTGGAAATGGTGAAGAATTAGTAGCTAAAATGGCAAGCAAACTTAAAGAATTAAAATTTGTTTAG
- a CDS encoding L-lactate permease, translating into MNMYALFFIALIPIVWLIVSLGVLKMPAHKTCSATLVLTIILAIMVWKMPVFHAVSAALEGVALALWPIMIVIIAAVFTYNLSLHTKSMDIIKKMLSNITTDKRILVLIIAWGFGGFLEAVAGYGTAVAIPASILAAMGFEPLFAAIICLIANTVPTAFGAIGIPISTMAKLTGLDVNVLSYYAGLQLFPFIILITFILVVLTTRSVKGIKGVFGVTLVSGVAFAVPELLSAKYMGAELPSLIGSVCSMAATIIVTKIFYKNTAGKSEGTVSSSQAFKAWLPYILIFIFMIFSSKLFPNINHALSTIKTSVKIYTGQGAEAYVFKWIATPGTLIIIAAFIGGMVQGAKFSEIVNILFKTINQMTKSAITVISIVALAKVMGYSGMINSIATVLAIITGSFYPFIAPIIGALGTFVTGSDTSSNVLFGKLQVDVANSIGVNATWLAAGSATGATAGKMISPQSIAVATAATGLAGAEGKILNKTIKFCIGYVVLLGVVVYIGSLIIKM; encoded by the coding sequence ATGAACATGTATGCACTTTTCTTTATTGCACTTATTCCTATCGTGTGGCTTATAGTATCTCTTGGGGTTTTAAAAATGCCAGCACATAAGACTTGTTCAGCAACTTTGGTATTGACAATAATATTAGCAATTATGGTATGGAAAATGCCAGTATTTCATGCAGTGTCAGCAGCATTAGAGGGAGTTGCTTTAGCACTGTGGCCAATAATGATAGTAATCATTGCAGCAGTTTTTACTTATAATTTATCACTACACACCAAGAGCATGGACATAATAAAAAAGATGTTATCAAATATAACTACAGATAAAAGAATTTTGGTATTAATAATAGCTTGGGGTTTTGGAGGATTCTTAGAGGCGGTTGCCGGATATGGTACAGCAGTGGCAATACCAGCAAGTATATTAGCAGCTATGGGATTTGAACCATTATTTGCAGCAATCATATGTTTAATTGCAAATACAGTTCCAACAGCTTTTGGAGCTATAGGAATACCAATATCTACTATGGCAAAGCTCACTGGATTAGATGTAAACGTATTAAGCTATTATGCAGGATTACAGCTATTTCCTTTTATAATACTTATAACATTTATACTAGTAGTTTTAACAACTAGAAGTGTAAAGGGGATAAAGGGAGTGTTTGGAGTAACTTTAGTATCAGGTGTTGCTTTTGCAGTGCCAGAGCTTTTATCAGCAAAGTATATGGGGGCGGAGTTACCATCTTTAATTGGTAGCGTCTGTAGTATGGCTGCAACCATAATAGTAACTAAGATCTTTTATAAAAATACAGCAGGAAAATCAGAAGGGACAGTTAGTTCAAGTCAAGCTTTTAAAGCATGGCTACCATATATATTAATATTTATATTTATGATTTTTAGTAGTAAATTGTTCCCTAATATAAATCATGCACTTTCAACAATAAAAACAAGTGTGAAAATATATACTGGACAAGGTGCAGAGGCTTACGTATTTAAATGGATAGCGACACCAGGTACGCTTATAATTATTGCAGCATTTATAGGAGGAATGGTTCAAGGAGCTAAATTCAGTGAAATTGTAAACATTCTTTTTAAAACTATAAATCAAATGACTAAATCAGCAATAACAGTAATATCCATAGTAGCTTTAGCAAAAGTTATGGGATACAGTGGAATGATAAATTCTATAGCTACAGTATTAGCAATTATTACAGGTTCTTTCTATCCATTCATAGCACCAATAATAGGAGCACTTGGAACATTTGTAACTGGAAGTGATACATCATCTAATGTACTCTTCGGAAAGTTACAAGTGGATGTAGCTAATTCAATAGGAGTAAATGCTACATGGCTTGCTGCAGGAAGTGCCACAGGAGCTACAGCTGGAAAAATGATATCACCTCAAAGTATTGCAGTAGCCACAGCTGCTACAGGACTTGCAGGAGCAGAAGGAAAGATACTAAATAAAACAATAAAATTCTGTATAGGATATGTTGTTCTTTTAGGAGTTGTAGTTTATATAGGAAGTTTAATTATTAAAATGTAA
- a CDS encoding electron transfer flavoprotein subunit beta/FixA family protein, which translates to MEMIVCIKQVPGSSNVQVDPVTGVLIRDGVESKMNPYDLFALETALKLKEEKDGSVKVISMGPPQSMDVIREAYMMGADEGTLLSDRKFAGADVLATSYTISQGVKQMGKYDLIICGKQTTDGDTAQVGPEMAEYLKIPHVANVLEIMKLKENSIVVKMDMPNAIEVVEIKYPCLITVEKDIMQPRLPSYKRKLETKDKNINVISLKDFEDQDENKYGLNGSPTQVERIFPPSHDKEQEKWVGNGEELVAKMASKLKELKFV; encoded by the coding sequence ATGGAAATGATAGTATGTATTAAACAAGTACCGGGAAGCTCAAATGTACAGGTGGATCCTGTTACAGGAGTATTAATAAGAGATGGCGTAGAATCAAAAATGAACCCATATGATTTATTTGCCCTTGAAACAGCTTTGAAATTAAAAGAAGAAAAAGATGGAAGTGTAAAAGTTATAAGCATGGGACCTCCACAATCAATGGATGTAATAAGAGAAGCATATATGATGGGAGCAGATGAAGGAACTCTTTTATCAGATAGAAAATTTGCAGGAGCAGACGTACTTGCAACATCTTATACAATTTCACAAGGCGTTAAACAAATGGGAAAATATGATCTTATAATCTGTGGAAAACAAACAACAGATGGAGACACAGCTCAAGTTGGACCAGAAATGGCAGAATACTTAAAAATACCTCATGTAGCAAATGTTTTAGAAATAATGAAACTTAAAGAAAATTCAATAGTTGTAAAAATGGATATGCCGAATGCAATAGAAGTTGTAGAAATTAAATATCCATGTTTAATAACAGTAGAAAAAGATATTATGCAACCAAGACTTCCATCTTATAAGAGAAAACTTGAAACAAAAGATAAAAATATAAATGTAATAAGTTTAAAAGATTTTGAAGATCAAGATGAAAATAAATATGGGTTAAATGGATCACCAACACAAGTTGAAAGAATATTTCCACCATCACACGATAAAGAACAAGAAAAGTGGGTTGGAAATGGTGAAGAATTAGTAGCTAAAATGGCAAGCAAGCTTAAAGAATTAAAATTTGTTTAG